The following are encoded together in the Streptomyces sp. NBC_01465 genome:
- a CDS encoding APC family permease, with amino-acid sequence MRSEELGETLLPKRLALPIFASDPLSSVAYATQEILLVLTLGGLAYLHFTPWIGAAVVALMAVVVLSYRQVVHAYPSGGGSYEVVSKNLGPSAGLVVAASLLVDYVMTVAVSVASGVDNIISALPALAEYRVLLAVGFVALLAAVNLRGVRESGRAFAAPTYLFIGGVLIMVGTGLVRYLLGDAPVAESASYGIVPTHGDQNLTGLALLMLCLRAFSSGCTALTGVEAISNGVPAFRKPKSKNAASTMASMGIIAVVMFVGVTTLALISKVHITEDSCQLTGITGNCENFTQKTVIAQIAAAVFGGDHSVGFFFIQAATALVLILAANTAFNGFPLLSSILAQHRYLPRQLHNRGDRLAFSNGIVALAVVAGALLWMYKADVTSLIHLYILGVFTSFTLSQLGMVRHWNRALRTVTDPAERRRHQSSRAVNTLGAVVTGLVLVIVLITKFTQGAWLAVLAAILLWLMMRAIRRHYDRTSAELAVEDPRGELAPPSRVLAVVLVSTLHKPTLRALSYARATRPYRLEALTVAVDKDATTGLQEEWEHLDVDVPLKVLASPYREITKPVVEYIRTMRRESPRDVIAVFIPEYVVGHWWENLLHNQSALWLKSRLLFTPGVMVTSVPWQLTSAAHADHPAARAPGSVRRGEPSAPKREDAPAER; translated from the coding sequence TGCTCTCGTACCGGCAGGTCGTGCACGCCTATCCGAGCGGCGGCGGCTCCTACGAGGTGGTCTCGAAGAACCTCGGTCCGTCCGCCGGATTGGTGGTCGCCGCGTCCCTGCTCGTCGACTACGTGATGACGGTGGCCGTCTCCGTCGCCTCCGGCGTCGACAACATCATCTCGGCGCTGCCCGCGCTCGCCGAGTACCGGGTGCTGCTCGCGGTGGGCTTCGTCGCGCTGCTGGCCGCCGTGAACCTGCGCGGGGTGCGCGAGTCCGGGCGGGCCTTCGCGGCACCGACGTATCTCTTCATCGGCGGCGTGCTGATCATGGTCGGGACCGGCCTGGTCCGCTATCTGCTCGGCGACGCACCGGTCGCCGAGTCGGCCTCGTACGGCATCGTCCCGACGCACGGCGACCAGAACCTGACGGGCCTCGCGCTCCTCATGCTCTGCCTGCGCGCCTTCTCCAGCGGCTGTACGGCACTGACCGGCGTCGAGGCCATCTCCAACGGGGTGCCCGCCTTCCGCAAGCCCAAGTCGAAGAACGCCGCGAGCACGATGGCGTCGATGGGCATCATCGCGGTCGTCATGTTCGTCGGCGTGACCACGCTCGCGCTGATCTCCAAGGTCCACATCACCGAGGACTCCTGCCAGTTGACCGGAATCACCGGCAACTGCGAGAACTTCACCCAGAAGACCGTCATCGCCCAGATCGCCGCGGCGGTCTTCGGCGGCGACCACAGCGTCGGCTTCTTCTTCATCCAGGCGGCGACCGCACTGGTCCTGATCCTCGCCGCGAACACCGCCTTCAACGGCTTCCCGCTGCTCTCCTCGATCCTGGCCCAGCACCGCTACCTGCCGCGTCAGCTGCACAACCGCGGCGACCGCCTCGCCTTCTCCAACGGCATCGTGGCGCTGGCGGTCGTGGCGGGCGCCCTGCTGTGGATGTACAAGGCGGACGTCACGAGCCTCATCCACCTCTACATCCTGGGCGTCTTCACCTCCTTCACGCTCTCCCAACTGGGCATGGTCAGGCACTGGAACCGCGCCCTGCGCACGGTGACCGACCCGGCGGAACGCCGCCGCCACCAGTCCTCGCGCGCGGTCAACACGCTGGGCGCGGTCGTGACGGGTCTGGTCCTGGTCATCGTCCTGATCACCAAGTTCACGCAGGGCGCCTGGCTGGCGGTGCTCGCCGCGATACTGCTCTGGCTGATGATGCGGGCGATCCGCCGCCACTACGACCGCACCTCGGCGGAGCTCGCGGTCGAGGACCCGCGCGGCGAACTCGCCCCGCCGTCACGGGTGTTGGCGGTGGTCCTGGTCTCCACGCTCCACAAGCCGACGCTGCGCGCGCTGTCGTACGCCCGGGCCACCCGCCCGTACCGCCTGGAAGCGCTCACGGTCGCCGTCGACAAGGACGCGACGACGGGGCTCCAGGAGGAGTGGGAGCACCTCGACGTGGACGTGCCGTTGAAGGTCCTGGCGTCCCCGTACCGCGAGATCACCAAGCCGGTCGTCGAGTACATCCGCACGATGCGGCGCGAGAGCCCGCGCGATGTGATCGCGGTCTTCATCCCGGAGTACGTGGTCGGCCACTGGTGGGAGAACCTCCTGCACAACCAGTCCGCGCTCTGGCTCAAGAGCCGGCTGCTCTTCACCCCGGGCGTCATGGTCACGAGCGTCCCCTGGCAGCTCACCTCGGCGGCCCACGCCGACCACCCGGCAGCACGCGCCCCGGGCTCGGTGCGCCGCGGAGAGCCGAGCGCACCGAAGCGGGAGGACGCGCCCGCGGAGCGCTGA